Proteins from a single region of Puntigrus tetrazona isolate hp1 chromosome 2, ASM1883169v1, whole genome shotgun sequence:
- the LOC122361145 gene encoding lipoamide acyltransferase component of branched-chain alpha-keto acid dehydrogenase complex, mitochondrial-like, protein MAAVTPVRCSLRILRRLPRVVSHRLQQWPRLQALGPAPVFHISTPLTSVHWRGFRCSQVASGQVLQFKLSDIGEGIMEVTVKEWYVKEGDRVSQFDSICEVQSDKASVTITSRYDGIIRKLYYDVDAIAHVGTPLVDIETDKALEGAPEEDVVETPAVSHQQSHQEIKGQKTQATPAVRRLAMENNIKLSEVVGTGKDGRILKEDIINFLAKQTGAILPYEVQKSPSPAADTPPKEKTPVMAPPATPRPVFTGKDRAEPLNGFQKAMVKTMTAALKIPHFGYCDEVDLTQLVRLRSELKELAESRGVKLSYMPFFIKAASLGLLQFPVLNASVDEGCQNITFKASHNIGLAMDTPQGLLVPNVKSVQALSVFDIAVELNRLQLLGSSGQLGTSDLTGGTFTLSNIGSIGGTYAKPVILPPEVAIGALGKIQVLPRFNSCDEVVKAHIMNVSWSADHRIIDGATMARFSNLWRSYLENPASMVLDLK, encoded by the exons ATGGCGGCGGTGACACCAGTTCGATGTTCTCTGAGAATCCTGAGACGTCTG CCCCGGGTTGTATCCCATCGCCTCCAGCAGTGGCCCAGGCTCCAGGCTCTTGGACCGGCCCCTGTGTTTCACATCTCCACTCCCCTCACTTcagtccactggagaggcttcAGATGCAGCCAGG TGGCCTCTGGACAGGTGCTGCAGTTTAAACTCTCGGACATTGGAGAGGGCATAATGGAAGTGACGGTGAAAGAGTG GTATGTGAAGGAAGGGGACAGAGTCTCTCAGTTTGACAGCATTTGTGAAGTCCAGAGCGACAAAGCGTCCGTCACCATCACGAGCCGCTACGACGGCATCATCCGTAAGCTGTATTACGACGTAGATGCCATCGCACATGTTGGTACGCCTCTTGTGGACATCGAAACGGACAAAGCCCTGG AGGGCGCCCCAGAGGAAGACGTGGTGGAGACTCCGGCAGTATCCCATCAGCAATCGCATCAGGAAATCAAGGGCCAGAAAACCCAGGCGACACCAGCGGTGCGCCGTCTGGCCATGGAGAACAAT ATTAAACTGAGCGAGGTGGTCGGGACGGGAAAAGACGGACGTATTTTGAAAGAGGATATTATCAATTTCTTAGCCAAGCAGACTGGAGCTATCCTCCCGTATGAAGTCCAGAAAAGCCCATCACCCGCTGCAGACACCCCACCCAAAGAAAAGACGCCCGTCATGGCTCCTCCGGCGACCCCGAGACCCGTCTTCACTGGGAAAGACAGAGCAGAGCCTCTGAACG GTTTCCAGAAGGCCATGGTGAAGACCATGACTGCTGCTCTGAAGATTCCTCACTTCGGTTACTGTGACGAGGTGGACCTGACGCAGCTGGTGCGGTTACGCTCAGAGCTGAAGGAGCTGGCGGAGTCTCGAGGTGTCAAGCTCAGCTACATGCCTTTCTTCATCAAG GCCGCGTCCCTGGGGCTCTTGCAGTTTCCTGTTCTCAATGCCTCTGTGGATGAAGGCTGTCAGAACATCACATTCAAG GCATCTCATAACATCGGGCTGGCGATGGACACTCCTCAGGGCCTCCTGGTGCCCAATGTGAAGAGCGTACAGGCCCTCAGTGTTTTTGACATTGCTGTGGAGCTCAACCGTCTGCAGCTTCTGGGTTCATCCGGACAATTGGGCACCTCTGACCTCACCGGAGGAACCTTCACCCTCTCCAACATCGGCTCG atTGGAGGGACGTATGCCAAGCCGGTGATTCTGCCCCCGGAGGTGGCCATCGGAGCTTTGGGAAAGATCCAG GTGCTGCCCAGGTTTAACTCCTGTGACGAGGTAGTGAAGGCACACATCATGAATGTCAGCTGGTCTGCCGATCATCGCATCATTGACGGCGCCACCATGGCCCGCTTCTCAAACCTGTGGCGCTCTTACCTGGAGAACCCAGCTTCCATGGTCCTGGATCTCAAATGA
- the xpr1b gene encoding xenotropic and polytropic retrovirus receptor 1 homolog isoform X1 codes for MKFTEHLSAHITPEWRKQYIQYEAFKEMLYSAQDQAPSIEVTDEDTVKRYYAKFEEKFFQTCEKELAKINTFYSEKLAEAQRRFATLQNELQSSLDAQRESSRATGLRRRRTVFHMSQQERCKHRNIKDLQLAFSEFYLSLILLQNYQNLNFTGFRKILKKHDKIFETARGADWRVAHVEVAPFYTCKKITQLISETEGLVTTELEGGDRQKAMKRLRVPPLGAAQPAPAWTTFRVGLYCGVFVALIVTVIITGVVKLLDGKEKSVWPLVRIYRGGFLLIEFLFLLGINTYGWRQAGVNHVLIFELNPRNNLSHQHLFEIAGFLGVLWCVSILSCIFAQHTMIPIQANPLALYGFFFFFLINPFKTCYYKSRFWLLKLLFRVVTAPFHRVGFADFWLADQLNSLVVVLMDLEYMICFYSMELNWSGSDGGLSKEGAGICHSYSYGVRAVIQCLPAWFRFVQCLRRYRDTKRAFPHLVNAGKYSTTFFVVIFSALYKTHETLPEGQVFFYLVIACKIINSCYTLLWDLKMDWGLFDRNAGENTLLREEIVYPQKAYYYCAIIEDVILRFAWTIPLSLGVVTTFPNISDILATVLAPLEVFRRFVWNFFRLENEHLNNCGEFRAVRDISVAPLNADDQTLLEQMMDQEDGVRNRQGKKNWKRSYSMSLRRPRLSSQSKVRDTKVLIEDTDDDT; via the exons GTTTGAGGAGAAGTTCTTCCAAACATGTGAGAAGGAGCTGGCCAAAATCAACACATTCTATTCAG AGAAGCTTGCAGAAGCACAGCGACGATTCGCCACGCTGCAGAATGAGCTGCAGTCTTCTCTGGATGCACAGCGAGAGAGCAGTCGAGCCACGGGTCTGCGCCGCCGCCGTACTGTCTTCCACATGTCACAGCAGGAGCGCTGTAAACATCGCAATATCAAAGACCTGCAGCTGGCCTTCAGCGAGTTCTACCTCAGCCTCATCCTGCTGCAGAACTACCAG AATCTAAACTTCACAGGATTTCGGaagattttaaagaaacatgacAAGATCTTTGAAACGGCACGAGGCGCTGACTGGCGTGTGGCCCATGTTGAAGTGGCTCCTTTTTACACCTGTAAGAAGATCACTCAGCTCATCTCTGAAACTGAG GGCCTTGTTACCACAGAGTTGGAAGGAGGAGACCGACAGAAAGCCATGAAGAGGCTCCGAGTGCCCCCATTGGGAGCAGCACAA CCTGCACCAGCATGGACTACTTTTAGAGTAGGACTCTACTGTGGTGTCTTTGTTGCTTTAATAGTCACGGTCATTATCACAG GTGTGGTTAAACTTCTTGATGGAAAGGAGAAGAGTGTTTGGCCTTTAGTGAGAATTTATCGGGGTGGTTTCCTGCTCATCGAGTTCCTTTTTTTATTGGGCATCAACACGTATGGATGGAGGCAGGCTGGAGTGAACCATGTCTTAATATTTGAGCTCAACCCCCGCAATAACCTGTCCCATCAGCATCTCTTTGAG ATTGCTGGTTTCCTTGGAGTTCTTTGGTGTGTTAGTATTCTGTCCTGCATCTTCGCTCAGCACACAATGATCCCTATACAAGCGAACCCTCTAGCTCTCTATgggttcttcttcttcttccttatCAACCCTTTTAAAACGTGCTACTACAAATCTCGCTTCTGGCTACTCAAATTACTG TTTCGAGTGGTCACAGCACCATTTCACAGAGTGGGGTTTGCTGATTTCTGGCTGGCTGACCAGCTCAACTCTCTAGTAGTGGTTTTGATGGACCTGGAGTACATGATCTGTTTCTACAGCATGGAATTGAATTGGTCCGGATCTGATGGGGGATTGAGTAAAGAGG GTGCAGGAATATGTCACTCATACTCGTATGGAGTACGAGCTGTAATCCAGTGTTTGCCTGCCTGGTTCCGGTTTGTGCAGTGCCTGAGACGTTATCGGGACACAAAGCGTGCCTTCCCTCATTTGGTCAATGCTGGCAAATACTCCACTACCTTCTTTGTGGTCATCTTTTCTGCGCTCTATAAGACGCATGAAA CTCTTCCAGAAGGTCAGGTCTTCTTTTACCTGGTGATTGCCTGCAAGATCATCAATTCATGCTACACCTTATTGTGGGACCTGAAGATGGATTGGGGTCTTTTTGACCGTAATGCAGGGGAGAACACCCTCCTCAGAGAGGAGATTGTATATCCACAGAAA GCTTACTACTACTGTGCCATAATAGAAGATGTAATCTTACGCTTTGCATGGACCATTCCACTTTCTCTGGGGGTTGTGACTACATTCCCAAACATTTCTGATATTTTGGCAACTGTGCTCGCACCACTGGAGGTCTTCAG GCGTTTTGTTTGGAACTTCTTCCGCCTGGAGAACGAGCACCTTAATAACTGTGGTGAGTTCAGAGCTGTGCGGGACATCTCAGTAGCGCCTCTAAATGCTGATGACCAGACGCTGCTGGAGCAGATGATGGACCAGGAGGATGGTGTCAGGAACAGACAGGGAAAGAAGAACTGGAAGAGGAGCTACAGCATGTCCTTGAGAAGACCACGCCTCTCCTCCCA gtcAAAGGTCCGAGACACCAAAGTCCTGATAGAGGACACAGATGATGACACCTGA
- the xpr1b gene encoding xenotropic and polytropic retrovirus receptor 1 homolog isoform X2: protein MKFTEHLSAHITPEWRKQYIQYEAFKEMLYSAQDQAPSIEVTDEDTVKRYYAKFEEKFFQTCEKELAKINTFYSEKLAEAQRRFATLQNELQSSLDAQRESSRATGLRRRRTVFHMSQQERCKHRNIKDLQLAFSEFYLSLILLQNYQNLNFTGFRKILKKHDKIFETARGADWRVAHVEVAPFYTCKKITQLISETEGLVTTELEGGDRQKAMKRLRVPPLGAAQPAPAWTTFRVGLYCGVFVALIVTVIITGVVKLLDGKEKSVWPLVRIYRGGFLLIEFLFLLGINTYGWRQAGVNHVLIFELNPRNNLSHQHLFEIAGFLGVLWCVSILSCIFAQHTMIPIQANPLALYGFFFFFLINPFKTCYYKSRFWLLKLLFRVVTAPFHRVGFADFWLADQLNSLVVVLMDLEYMICFYSMELNWSGSDGGLSKEGAGICHSYSYGVRAVIQCLPAWFRFVQCLRRYRDTKRAFPHLVNAGKYSTTFFVVIFSALYKTHETLPEGQVFFYLVIACKIINSCYTLLWDLKMDWGLFDRNAGENTLLREEIVYPQKAFCLELLPPGERAP, encoded by the exons GTTTGAGGAGAAGTTCTTCCAAACATGTGAGAAGGAGCTGGCCAAAATCAACACATTCTATTCAG AGAAGCTTGCAGAAGCACAGCGACGATTCGCCACGCTGCAGAATGAGCTGCAGTCTTCTCTGGATGCACAGCGAGAGAGCAGTCGAGCCACGGGTCTGCGCCGCCGCCGTACTGTCTTCCACATGTCACAGCAGGAGCGCTGTAAACATCGCAATATCAAAGACCTGCAGCTGGCCTTCAGCGAGTTCTACCTCAGCCTCATCCTGCTGCAGAACTACCAG AATCTAAACTTCACAGGATTTCGGaagattttaaagaaacatgacAAGATCTTTGAAACGGCACGAGGCGCTGACTGGCGTGTGGCCCATGTTGAAGTGGCTCCTTTTTACACCTGTAAGAAGATCACTCAGCTCATCTCTGAAACTGAG GGCCTTGTTACCACAGAGTTGGAAGGAGGAGACCGACAGAAAGCCATGAAGAGGCTCCGAGTGCCCCCATTGGGAGCAGCACAA CCTGCACCAGCATGGACTACTTTTAGAGTAGGACTCTACTGTGGTGTCTTTGTTGCTTTAATAGTCACGGTCATTATCACAG GTGTGGTTAAACTTCTTGATGGAAAGGAGAAGAGTGTTTGGCCTTTAGTGAGAATTTATCGGGGTGGTTTCCTGCTCATCGAGTTCCTTTTTTTATTGGGCATCAACACGTATGGATGGAGGCAGGCTGGAGTGAACCATGTCTTAATATTTGAGCTCAACCCCCGCAATAACCTGTCCCATCAGCATCTCTTTGAG ATTGCTGGTTTCCTTGGAGTTCTTTGGTGTGTTAGTATTCTGTCCTGCATCTTCGCTCAGCACACAATGATCCCTATACAAGCGAACCCTCTAGCTCTCTATgggttcttcttcttcttccttatCAACCCTTTTAAAACGTGCTACTACAAATCTCGCTTCTGGCTACTCAAATTACTG TTTCGAGTGGTCACAGCACCATTTCACAGAGTGGGGTTTGCTGATTTCTGGCTGGCTGACCAGCTCAACTCTCTAGTAGTGGTTTTGATGGACCTGGAGTACATGATCTGTTTCTACAGCATGGAATTGAATTGGTCCGGATCTGATGGGGGATTGAGTAAAGAGG GTGCAGGAATATGTCACTCATACTCGTATGGAGTACGAGCTGTAATCCAGTGTTTGCCTGCCTGGTTCCGGTTTGTGCAGTGCCTGAGACGTTATCGGGACACAAAGCGTGCCTTCCCTCATTTGGTCAATGCTGGCAAATACTCCACTACCTTCTTTGTGGTCATCTTTTCTGCGCTCTATAAGACGCATGAAA CTCTTCCAGAAGGTCAGGTCTTCTTTTACCTGGTGATTGCCTGCAAGATCATCAATTCATGCTACACCTTATTGTGGGACCTGAAGATGGATTGGGGTCTTTTTGACCGTAATGCAGGGGAGAACACCCTCCTCAGAGAGGAGATTGTATATCCACAGAAA GCGTTTTGTTTGGAACTTCTTCCGCCTGGAGAACGAGCACCTTAA